The genomic segment CATGATCCACCTGGAACAGCAGGGCAAGCTCGGCAACACCTTCGACCGCCCCTTCCGGCGCCGGGCCGAGTGGCGGCTGTAGAAGCCCCTGGAGCGCGGCTCTCCGAAGCCGCAGCCTTCGCCGTGTGCCCTGCGGCTCTGGAGAGCCGCGCTCCATGAAGAGATCGGAGTGTCACCGATGAAGCGTACTGAGCTGCGTCACGGTTGGCGGCTGCAAAGCTCATTCCTGGACCCGCGCGACGGCGCGGTGCTGTCTCGGACGGGCGTCGCGTTGGACGGCTGGCACGAGACCGAGGCCCCGCGCACGGTCCTGTGCGCGCTCACCAAGGATGGGACGTACCCCGATGTCCGCATCTGGCCGAACCCCTTCCGGGTGCCCGACTCGTCGGACGCCTTCAACGAGACCCAGGACCTCGCACAGTACAGCCATCTCCCCGACGGCCGGAACCCATGGCGCGATCCGTGGTGGTACCGCCTCCAGTTCGACCTGCCCGCCCTGGCCGACGGGCAGCATGTCTGGCTGAACCTCGACTGCCTCAACTACCGCGCCGACGTGTGGCTCAATGGCGTGCAGCTTGCCGCCCGCGAGCAGATCGCCGGCATGTTCCAACGCTTCCGGTTGGACCTGACGGACCATGTGCAGCCGGGCGCCAACGCCCTTGCCGTTCTGATCCACCCGGTGGACCATCCCGGCGAGCCGCAGACCCAACTGGAGGTGTTCGGGCAGGTCCGCGACTTCCGCACCGACCTGTGCAACGATGTCACCGAGGTCATGTCCGTCGGCTACGACTGCTTCCCGACCGTGCCCGACCGCAACCTGGGCCTGATCCAGGAGGTCTGGCTGGAGGTCACCGGGCCTGTGGATGTGCGACACCCCTTCGTGCGCAGCCAGCTCGACCTGCCTGACCTGAACCTCGCGCGGCTGACCGTGTCGGCGGAGCTGGCCAACGCGGCCGGCTCTACCGTGCGCGGGACGCTGTCGGGCGTCATCACCGACGCCGGCGGGCAGCAGGTCGCCACCTTCTCCCGCCCCGTCACGCTGCTGAGCCACGGGACCCGGGAGATCACGATCGCCCCGACCGACGCGCCCGAGCTGGCCCTGGCTGACCCACAGCTCTGGTGGCCGAACACGTACGGGGAGCAGCCGCTGTACGGGCTTGAGCTGACCTTCACACCTAGCGGCGCGATGAATCGCGCCACTACCACCTCCCAGACGCGGTTCGGGATCCGGCGAGTGGACCGGGAGCTGCACGAGATGGACGGCGCGCACGGCTTCCGCTTGCGCGTCAACGGGGAGCTGGTCTTCCAGCGCGGGGGCTACGTCCAGCCGGAGATGATGTTCGACTGGAACCGCGAGCGCGTCGCGGCCGAGTTGCGTTATCTCGCCCACGCCAACCTCAACTACGTCGTCTTTGAGGACATCCCCAACCCGCCTGACTGGTACCTGGACTTGTGCGACGAGCTGGGGCTGATGATCTGGAACTGTTACTACGACTGCTACTGGCTGCAGCACAACCGGCCCTGGAACATAGATGTCGCGCTGCTGGAAGACTGCACCGTGGACATCGTCAGACGCTACCGCAACCACCCGTCACTCATCATCAACATGGCCCAGAACGAGGGCGAGACGCGCGAGGATGTGTACGAGATGTGGCGCCGCACGATGCTGCAGCACGACCCCGACCGCTTCCTCATTCCCTCCGGCTCCTTCCCCGACTACCGCACCGGCACGCCGCCCTGGTTCGACCGCGAGCTGCCGGTGGGCTGTAATGACTACATGCCCAAGACCTATAGCTGGCAGTTGCCGGCTGGCTACTACCAGCTCGTGCGCGACTTCCGCAACTGGATGTTCATGATCGAGAGCGGGGCGGCGTCCGTCCCGCCGCTGGAGAGCCTGCTGCAGTTCCTGCCGCACCTGGCCGACCTGGGCCCCAACCCCGGCGACGATCCCGGGTGGCCCCTGGATGAGGCCTGGGCGCACTTTGGGGCCAACTCGTACTACGAGTGGTTCGACCGCGGCCTGCGCCTGATGTACGGCGAGCCCACGGACCTGCAGGACTATCTGTGGAAGGCCCACCTGACCACCTACGACCAGCACCGCGGGTTCTTCGAGGCCGTCCACCACCGCATGTGGAGCCTGACCAGCGGCTTCGGCGAATGGAAGATCAATAGCGCCTTTCCCGACATCCAGTGGCAGCTCTACGACTGGTTCCTGCGGCCCATGGTCAGCCTCTACGCCATCCGCAAGGCCTGTGCCCCGTTCGCGATCCAGCTCTCGCCGCTGGACCGGCAGGTCCTCGCCGTCAACAGCACACTGGCGGACGCGCCGGGCCTGCAGACTCGGGCCGTAGCGTATGACATGGACCTCAACGTGCTCACCGAACAGAGCCTCAGCGCGGACCTGCCGGCCAACGGTGTCCGCGAGTTGCTCGTGCTCGAGCTGCCACCCTCGTTCGTCGAGTTGCCCGTGTACTTCGTGAAGCTGGAGCTACGCGACGGATCCGGCCAGCTTCTCGCCGACAACTTCTACTGGCTGTCGGCGCGGCTGGAGGATGTGGACGTGCACTTCGACCCCGATGCGTTCCGCAGTTGGCCCGCCAACAAGCCCATGATGACCCCGCGCCGCACGCCATGCCTGGGCGAACTGGCCGACCTGCTTCGTGTACAACCACAACTGACCGCCGCCAGGGAGGGCAAGGGCCTCGCGGTGCAGGTGCGCAATGACAGCGACGCGTTGGCCTTCTTCATCCGCGCCCGCGTGCTGCGAGGTGGGGACGAGGTCCTGCCCGCGCTCTGGAGCGACAACTACTTCTCGCTGCTACCGGGGGAGATCAGGGACCTCACGGTCGAACTGCCCGCGACAGAGGGGCCGCTGACGGTGGCGGTCGATGGCTGGAACATCACGCCGACCACCGTGGAGCTGGAGGCGCCACGATGAGCGATCTGCGCGTCGTGGTGTTGGAGTTCATCGCCTCCTGCGCCCTGCCCGAGCGGGGGTCGGGACGCTACCGCTACTCGCTCTCCTGCGCCGAGCCGACGCTGTACTCGTCCACGTATGCCGCGATGGCGCGGTCGCTGCTGGGGGCGCTCGACGATGCGGACGCCGAGGGCTGGGCGGCCTACCTCAGTGCCCACCAGGATGACGATGGGCTCTTCCGCGACCCCGTCATCTTCGGGCAGGGGTGGTATGCCGACGATCCGCTCTGGTGCGGGCGGCCCCACCTGACCTGCCATGTCATCACGGCGCTGACGTGCCTGGGCGCCGTCGCCACGAAGCCCCTCGCTTGGCTCGACCCATGGCGTGACTGCGATGCGTTGGAGGCCTGGCTGGAGGCGCGCGATTGGGGTGCACGCGTGGGCTGGACCGGCAATGAGATCATGAACGTGGGCACGCTGTTGCAGTACGCCCGCGACTTCCACCACGACGCTCGCGCCGGCGCGGCAGTGGAGTGCCTGCTCGACTGGCTGGCGGAGCACCACCTGAACCCCGCCACCGGCGTCTGGGGCGACGTGGACGTGACCGACCCGCTCTGGCGGTCCCACGCCGTGCAGGCCGCCTACCACTGGTGGCCGCTGCTGGCCTATGACGGCCACCCGTTCCCGTGCGTGGAGCGGGCACTGGACACCGTGCTGGCGACGCAGAACCCGCGCGGCGGCTTCGGCTGGGGTGTGCACAACCCCGCCGAACCGTTCGCCAGCAGCGCCTGCGAGGACATCGACTCCCTGGACCCGTTGGCGCGAATGGCGAGCCAGACGACGTACCGCCAGGCCGACGTGCAGGCCGCCCTGCGCACCGGGGCGCAGTGGGTGCTGACCAACCAGACGCCCGACGGCGGCTTCGTCTTCATCCGCGACCGCGCCTTCGAGTACGGCCACCCACAACTGCGCGGTGAAGCCGACCGGGGCGCCATGTTCCCGACCTGGTTCCGCCTGCTGTCGCTGGCCCTCGCCGACACCGCCGCGCCGGGCAGCGTGCCCGGCGGCATCCCGTGGCAGTTCACCTCGTGCCCCAGCATGCAGTTCTGGGGCGCTCCCGGAGCCTCCCCGCCATGACCTCGCGCGCACGCTTCCTGGCCGCTCTGAACGGCCAACCCGCCGACCACCCGCCGCTGACCACCTGGTGCTTCGGGCTGCCGGCGCTGCCGGGCCTGAAGTGGGAGATGGATGGCGTCCCCCGCGACTACTGGTACTCCCTGCGCATGGAGCATCTGCACACGACCACCGTCCCCTGGACGCTGGCGGACGACTTCCGGCGGGTGCAGGCCTGGGCCTCGCTGGGCGTGGACGATGTGCTCGATGTCTCGATCCCCTGGAGCATGGCGCCGGAGGTGTCGCTCCGCGAGTGGTGCCCGGACCGGTATGAGGGCGGATACCCGGTATGGCTGCGGGAGTATGACACGCCCGCCGGGCCGCTGCGGCACGCCGTCAAGCGGACCGATCCCGAGCCCCCCGGCTGGCCCATCCAGCCTCGTTCCGTGCCCCTCATCGAGGACTTCAACATCCCCCGCGCGGTGGAACATGCCGTCAGCAGCCCCGCCGACGTGGCGGCCATCCCGTACCTGTACGGGACGCCGGACGAGTACTGGCGAGAGTGGTTCGACGTGCGGATGCAGCAGGTCGGGGCCTTCGCCCGCGCGCAGGGCGTGGCCGTGCAGGCCTGGTCGGCGTTCGGGATGGATGGCGTGGTGTGGCTGACGGGGACGGAGGGCGCAATCCTGATGGCCCTCGACCAGCCGGAGGCCTTCGGGCAGCTCGTGGACCACATCGCTGCGACGGACGTGGCCCGCACAGAGCTGGCCCTGTCGTCGCCGGACGTGGACCTCATCGTCCAGCGCGGCTGGTACTCCTCGACCGACTTCTGGTCGCCCGCGCTGTTCGACCTCTATGTCTTCCCGCACCTGCAGGAGCTGGCCGGGCTGGTGCATCGGCACGGGCGCAAGCTGGCCTATGTGATGACCACCGGCGTGCAGCGCCTCGGCCCGCGCCTGGCCGATGCCGGGGTGGACCTGCTGTACTTCGTGGACCCCCTGCAGGATGGCGTAGACCTGGCGTGGGCGCGCGACGAGCTGGCGCCGCGCCTGGCGCTGGTGGGCGGCTGTAATGCCCTGACGGTCGGCAGCGGCGATGCGGCGCGTATCCGCCGGGAGGTCCGTCTGGCGCTGGACACCCTCGCCGGCACTCATCGGCTCATCCTGCATCCCGTGGATGCGCTCTTCCCCGATACGCCCTGGGCCGGCGTCGAGGCCCTCATCACCGCCTGGCAGGAGTGGTGCACATGAGCAACCCGGGCCGTCCCTTGCAGGCGAGAGTGGCGGTGTGCGGGTTGTGCAGCCCGCTGGAAGTCGGGGCCGATCAGGCCCCGGTACACGCAGCGGCGCTGGTGCGGCTGCTGGAAGAGGCCGGCTGTGAGGTCGTGCCTCTCGGAGTGGTGGACACCCCCGACCGGGCCGCGGCGGCCGGGCGGCTGTGCGCCGAGCAACACGTGGACGCGATCGCCGCCGTCGCGGCCAGTTGGTTCGAGGACTACCTCGTGCTCGACCTGATCGAGGAATGGCCCGCGCCGCTGGTGCTGTGGTCCACGGTGGGCATGGAAACCGGCGCGCTGTGCGGGATGCAGCAGTTGACGTGCACCCTCAAGCAGCTCGAGCGCCCCTTTGTGGCCCTCTTCGGCGAGTTGGCCGACCCGGCATGCGCCGAGCGGGCCCTGACGGCGCTGCGGGCAGCGGCGCTGCGCGCGCGCTTGCGCCGTGCCCGTATCGGCCTGGCCGGGTCCCGTGTCGGCGGCATGACCCACACCGCGCCGAATGAGTTCATGCTCAAGCGCAGCATGGGGCCGCGGGTCGTACCGCTGGACTTGCCGCTGCTCCTGCAACGTGGCGAGGCCGTGACGCCGGAGGCGCGACAGAGGCACTGGGCGGAGATCGTGGGCCGGGCGGGCGAATGCCGCGTGCCCGACAGCGCCGGCCTCGACTCCATGGGTGTCTACGTGGCGCTGCGGGAGATCGTGGTCGAGGAGGGGCTGGACGCGGTCAGCGTCGGCTGCTATCCGCACCTGATGGGGCGCGTGTGCCTGGCGGCCTCGCTGCTGGCCGATGAAGGCGTGCCGATGGCTTGCGAGGGCGATGTGAACGGGGCGGTGGGCCAGCTCACTCTCCAGCTTCTGACCGGCCGGCCCACCCATCACACCGATTGGCTGAACCCGCTGGTCGATGGCACGGTGGTCTTCACCCACTGCGGGTCGGGGTCGTTCTCGCTGGCGGAGGACCCCGCGCAGATCAGCCTGCGCGAGGTGCGGCTGATGGGGCAAGGGGTGTGCGCCCTGTTCCCCGCCCGGCCCGGCCCGGTGACGCTGCTGAGCCTTATCCCCATCGCCGACGGCACTCAGGTGGCCCTGCTGGAGGGCGAGGCGTTGCCGACCGAGATGGTCTTCCCCGGCAACCCGGTGCGGGTGCGGTTCGACCGGCCGGTCGCGGAGCTGATCGCCTGGATCCACGAGGCCGGCGTCGGTCACCACTGGGCGATCGGCGCCGGCCATGTGGGGCAGGCGGTGCGGGATTGGGCGGCCCTGGCGGGGCCAGGACTGCGGCTGGTCACGCCGGGCTAGCCTAGACTGCGCCGGTACGCTGGCAACTCCTCGTCCAGCACGCGGCGCATCTGGCCGATCTTCCACTCCAGGTGCGCCCGGTCGCACATGTACTCCATGCTCGGCTCCCAGCCCAGGCGCGAGTCCGCGTCCACGAGCGGAATGGCCCCGGCCGCGTTGGCGATCTCGGCCTCGCCCAGCTCGCGCATCTGCGCGATGAGGGCGTCGGCCGCCGCCGCATCGGCGGCATTGAGCAGATCACGCTTGAGCAGCCACCAGCGCTTGGTGTTGATGGTCGTCTGCACATAGCGGCGGATGAACCGCCCCAGGCCGAGCATCCGCAGCGCCTCGGGCTGCTGCCGCTCGGGGGTGACAGCCACGGCCTGCTCCAGCTTCGCCAGTCCCTGCTCCCAGTGAGCCGCGAACTTCTCCAGCAGGCCGATCTCGGTCGGCACATCCTCCGGCTTGTGCGGGTTGTAGCGGGTCGTCAGGATGCAGTTGCCGAAGTGCGCGTAGGGGGCGTCCGGGAACTCCTCGGGCTCATCCTGGAAGAGCAGCGGATAGGACGGCCCCACACGGAAGGGTCCGTACTGGTCCTCATTGGTGGGCACGTAGAACGGCCAGGCCTCGCTCCAGTGGCGCCAGGCTTCCACCGCCAGGGGGCCGCCCTCGGGGCCGAAGTCGCGCACCGCGATCCGCGCGGCCATCTCCTCGGTCGTCGTCTCCGGCGCCCAGTACGCCCACTTGGCCAGCTCATTGACGAACGACGGCCACCAGCCGTAGTGGTGCGACTCCATCAGCCCCACCAGGCCCCAGTCCCGCTGCGCCTTGCGGACCGCCTCGTAGCGCTTGGCCCACTGGAAGGG from the bacterium genome contains:
- a CDS encoding uroporphyrinogen decarboxylase family protein, with translation MTSRARFLAALNGQPADHPPLTTWCFGLPALPGLKWEMDGVPRDYWYSLRMEHLHTTTVPWTLADDFRRVQAWASLGVDDVLDVSIPWSMAPEVSLREWCPDRYEGGYPVWLREYDTPAGPLRHAVKRTDPEPPGWPIQPRSVPLIEDFNIPRAVEHAVSSPADVAAIPYLYGTPDEYWREWFDVRMQQVGAFARAQGVAVQAWSAFGMDGVVWLTGTEGAILMALDQPEAFGQLVDHIAATDVARTELALSSPDVDLIVQRGWYSSTDFWSPALFDLYVFPHLQELAGLVHRHGRKLAYVMTTGVQRLGPRLADAGVDLLYFVDPLQDGVDLAWARDELAPRLALVGGCNALTVGSGDAARIRREVRLALDTLAGTHRLILHPVDALFPDTPWAGVEALITAWQEWCT